The Carassius gibelio isolate Cgi1373 ecotype wild population from Czech Republic chromosome B9, carGib1.2-hapl.c, whole genome shotgun sequence genome includes a region encoding these proteins:
- the si:ch211-39i22.1 gene encoding cell surface glycoprotein 1 isoform X8 produces the protein MKSSLWVFILGSLIVTGVKMQDSPADDLAAEESAVPDGAEDAEKPAEDPAPEETPEETPGETPEETPGETPEETPEETPGETPEETPEETPGETPEETPGETPEETPGETPEETPGETPGETPEETPEETPGETPEETPGETPEETPGETPEETPEETPEETPEETPGETPEETPGETPEETPGETPEETPGETPGETPEETPGETPEETPGETPGETPEETPGETPGETPEETPGETPGETPEETPGETPEKTPEEAEEEAAAPTDEADKATETETDPAVGDPEVTEEEISPRKAPGEAEEPTQEDTEGARTTVPEEPVHSGDAAKEVKAQAENPVENAVRAADRHVAGQGKGRSAGAVSESNDSGSGTVAGVVCGIAVAAVGAIIGYFTYQKKKLCFRVQRGDPESTREENGTQNDPQVLSTLLNSS, from the exons CAGAAGACGCTGAAAAACCAGCTGAAGATCCTGCGCCTGAAGAAACACCTGAGGAAACACCTGGAGAAACACCCGAAGAAACACCTGGAGAAACACCCGAGGAAACACCTGAGGAAACACCTGGAGAAACACCTGAGGAAACACCCGAGGAAACACCTGGAGAAACACCCGAGGAAACACCTGGAGAAACACCAGAGGAAACACCTGGAGAAACACCCGAGGAAACACCTGGAGAAACACCTGGAGAAACACCCGAGGAAACACCAGAGGAAACACCCGGAGAAACACCCGAGGAAACACCTGGAGAAACACCCGAGGAAACACCTGGAGAAACACCCGAGGAAACACCTGAAGAAACACCCGAGGAAACACCAGAGGAAACACCCGGAGAAACACCTGAGGAAACACCTGGAGAAACACCCGAGGAAACACCTGGAGAAACACCAGAGGAAACAC CCGGAGAAACACCTGGAGAAACACCCGAGGAAACACCTGGAGAAACACCCGAGGAAACACCTGGAGAAACACCTGGAGAAACACCTGAGGAAACACCTGGAGAAACACCTGGAGAAACACCCGAGGAAACACCTGGAGAAACACCTGGAGAAACACCCGAGGAAACACCTGGAGAAACACCTGAGAAAACAccagaggaagcagaagaggaggCAGCAGCTCCTACAG ATGAAGCAGATAAAGCCACTGAAACAG AAACCGATCCAGCTGTCGGAGATCCTGAAGTTACTGAAGAAG AAATCTCGCCTAGAAAAGCTCCAGGTGAAGCAGAAGAGCCAACACAAGAGGACACAGAAGGAG CCCGGACCACCGTACCTGAGGAACCGGTGCACTCTGGGGACGCAGCTAAAG AAGTGAAAGCCCAAGCAGAGAATCCAG TAGAGAACGCAGTGAGAGCTGCAGACCGACACGTCGCAGGTCAAGGCAAAG GTCGCAGCGCTGGAGCAGTTTCTGAGTCAAACG ACAGTGGATCCGGGACGGTGGCTGGTGTTGTTTGTGGGATCGCAGTAGCAGCTGTTGGAGCTATAATCGGATACTTCACGTATCAGAAGAAGAAACTGTGCTTTAGGGTCCAGAGAG GTGACCCGGAGAGCACCAGAGAAGAGAACGGCACGCAGAACGACCCACAGG TTTTAAGCACTCTCCTGAACTCATCctaa
- the si:ch211-39i22.1 gene encoding cell surface glycoprotein 1 isoform X2: MKSSLWVFILGSLIVTGVKMQDSPADDLAAEESAVPDGEDAEKPAEDPAPEETPEETPGETPEETPGETPEETPEETPGETPEETPEETPGETPEETPGETPEETPGETPEETPGETPGETPEETPEETPGETPEETPGETPEETPGETPEETPEETPEETPEETPGETPEETPGETPEETPGETPEETPGETPEETPGETPEETPGETPGETPEETPGETPEETPGETPGETPEETPGETPGETPEETPGETPGETPEETPGETPEKTPEEAEEEAAAPTDEADKATETETDPAVGDPEVTEEEISPRKAPGEAEEPTQEDTEGARTTVPEEPVHSGDAAKEVKAQAENPVENAVRAADRHVAGQGKGRSAGAVSESNDSGSGTVAGVVCGIAVAAVGAIIGYFTYQKKKLCFRVQRGDPESTREENGTQNDPQVLSTLLNSS; encoded by the exons AAGACGCTGAAAAACCAGCTGAAGATCCTGCGCCTGAAGAAACACCTGAGGAAACACCTGGAGAAACACCCGAAGAAACACCTGGAGAAACACCCGAGGAAACACCTGAGGAAACACCTGGAGAAACACCTGAGGAAACACCCGAGGAAACACCTGGAGAAACACCCGAGGAAACACCTGGAGAAACACCAGAGGAAACACCTGGAGAAACACCCGAGGAAACACCTGGAGAAACACCTGGAGAAACACCCGAGGAAACACCAGAGGAAACACCCGGAGAAACACCCGAGGAAACACCTGGAGAAACACCCGAGGAAACACCTGGAGAAACACCCGAGGAAACACCTGAAGAAACACCCGAGGAAACACCAGAGGAAACACCCGGAGAAACACCTGAGGAAACACCTGGAGAAACACCCGAGGAAACACCTGGAGAAACACCAGAGGAAACACCTGGAGAAACACCCGAGGAAACACCTGGAGAAACACCAGAGGAAACACCCGGAGAAACACCTGGAGAAACACCCGAGGAAACACCTGGAGAAACACCCGAGGAAACACCTGGAGAAACACCTGGAGAAACACCTGAGGAAACACCTGGAGAAACACCTGGAGAAACACCCGAGGAAACACCTGGAGAAACACCTGGAGAAACACCCGAGGAAACACCTGGAGAAACACCTGAGAAAACAccagaggaagcagaagaggaggCAGCAGCTCCTACAG ATGAAGCAGATAAAGCCACTGAAACAG AAACCGATCCAGCTGTCGGAGATCCTGAAGTTACTGAAGAAG AAATCTCGCCTAGAAAAGCTCCAGGTGAAGCAGAAGAGCCAACACAAGAGGACACAGAAGGAG CCCGGACCACCGTACCTGAGGAACCGGTGCACTCTGGGGACGCAGCTAAAG AAGTGAAAGCCCAAGCAGAGAATCCAG TAGAGAACGCAGTGAGAGCTGCAGACCGACACGTCGCAGGTCAAGGCAAAG GTCGCAGCGCTGGAGCAGTTTCTGAGTCAAACG ACAGTGGATCCGGGACGGTGGCTGGTGTTGTTTGTGGGATCGCAGTAGCAGCTGTTGGAGCTATAATCGGATACTTCACGTATCAGAAGAAGAAACTGTGCTTTAGGGTCCAGAGAG GTGACCCGGAGAGCACCAGAGAAGAGAACGGCACGCAGAACGACCCACAGG TTTTAAGCACTCTCCTGAACTCATCctaa
- the si:ch211-39i22.1 gene encoding putative uncharacterized protein DDB_G0290521 isoform X10 — translation MKSSLWVFILGSLIVTGVKMQDSPADDLAAEESAVPDGAEDAEKPAEDPAPEETPEETPGETPEETPGETPEETPEETPGETPEETPEETPGETPEETPGETPEETPGETPEETPGETPGETPEETPEETPGETPEETPGETPEETPGETPEETPEETPEETPEETPGETPEETPGETPEETPGETPEETPGETPEETPGETPEETPGETPGETPEETPGETPEETPGETPGETPGETPGETPEETPGETPEKTPEEAEEEAAAPTDEADKATETETDPAVGDPEVTEEEISPRKAPGEAEEPTQEDTEGARTTVPEEPVHSGDAAKEVKAQAENPVENAVRAADRHVAGQGKGRSAGAVSESNDSGSGTVAGVVCGIAVAAVGAIIGYFTYQKKKLCFRVQRGDPESTREENGTQNDPQVLSTLLNSS, via the exons CAGAAGACGCTGAAAAACCAGCTGAAGATCCTGCGCCTGAAGAAACACCTGAGGAAACACCTGGAGAAACACCCGAAGAAACACCTGGAGAAACACCCGAGGAAACACCTGAGGAAACACCTGGAGAAACACCTGAGGAAACACCCGAGGAAACACCTGGAGAAACACCCGAGGAAACACCTGGAGAAACACCAGAGGAAACACCTGGAGAAACACCCGAGGAAACACCTGGAGAAACACCTGGAGAAACACCCGAGGAAACACCAGAGGAAACACCCGGAGAAACACCCGAGGAAACACCTGGAGAAACACCCGAGGAAACACCTGGAGAAACACCCGAGGAAACACCTGAAGAAACACCCGAGGAAACACCAGAGGAAACACCCGGAGAAACACCTGAGGAAACACCTGGAGAAACACCCGAGGAAACACCTGGAGAAACACCAGAGGAAACACCTGGAGAAACACCCGAGGAAACACCTGGAGAAACACCAGAGGAAACACCCGGAGAAACACCTGGAGAAACACCCGAGGAAACACCTGGAGAAACACCCGAGGAAACACCTGGAGAAACACCTGGAGAAACAC CTGGAGAAACACCTGGAGAAACACCCGAGGAAACACCTGGAGAAACACCTGAGAAAACAccagaggaagcagaagaggaggCAGCAGCTCCTACAG ATGAAGCAGATAAAGCCACTGAAACAG AAACCGATCCAGCTGTCGGAGATCCTGAAGTTACTGAAGAAG AAATCTCGCCTAGAAAAGCTCCAGGTGAAGCAGAAGAGCCAACACAAGAGGACACAGAAGGAG CCCGGACCACCGTACCTGAGGAACCGGTGCACTCTGGGGACGCAGCTAAAG AAGTGAAAGCCCAAGCAGAGAATCCAG TAGAGAACGCAGTGAGAGCTGCAGACCGACACGTCGCAGGTCAAGGCAAAG GTCGCAGCGCTGGAGCAGTTTCTGAGTCAAACG ACAGTGGATCCGGGACGGTGGCTGGTGTTGTTTGTGGGATCGCAGTAGCAGCTGTTGGAGCTATAATCGGATACTTCACGTATCAGAAGAAGAAACTGTGCTTTAGGGTCCAGAGAG GTGACCCGGAGAGCACCAGAGAAGAGAACGGCACGCAGAACGACCCACAGG TTTTAAGCACTCTCCTGAACTCATCctaa
- the si:ch211-39i22.1 gene encoding putative uncharacterized protein DDB_G0290521 isoform X11, with translation MKSSLWVFILGSLIVTGVKMQDSPADDLAAEESAVPDGAEDAEKPAEDPAPEETPEETPGETPEETPGETPEETPEETPGETPEETPEETPGETPEETPGETPEETPGETPEETPGETPEETPGETPEETPGETPEETPEETPEETPEETPGETPEETPGETPEETPGETPEETPGETPEETPGETPEETPGETPGETPEETPGETPEETPGETPGETPEETPGETPGETPEETPGETPGETPEETPGETPEKTPEEAEEEAAAPTDEADKATETETDPAVGDPEVTEEEISPRKAPGEAEEPTQEDTEGARTTVPEEPVHSGDAAKEVKAQAENPVENAVRAADRHVAGQGKGRSAGAVSESNDSGSGTVAGVVCGIAVAAVGAIIGYFTYQKKKLCFRVQRGDPESTREENGTQNDPQVLSTLLNSS, from the exons CAGAAGACGCTGAAAAACCAGCTGAAGATCCTGCGCCTGAAGAAACACCTGAGGAAACACCTGGAGAAACACCCGAAGAAACACCTGGAGAAACACCCGAGGAAACACCTGAGGAAACACCTGGAGAAACACCTGAGGAAACACCCGAGGAAACACCTGGAGAAACACCCGAGGAAACACCTGGAGAAACACCAGAGGAAACACCTGGAGAAACACCCGAGGAAACACCTGGAGAAACAC CCGAGGAAACACCTGGAGAAACACCCGAGGAAACACCTGGAGAAACACCCGAGGAAACACCTGAAGAAACACCCGAGGAAACACCAGAGGAAACACCCGGAGAAACACCTGAGGAAACACCTGGAGAAACACCCGAGGAAACACCTGGAGAAACACCAGAGGAAACACCTGGAGAAACACCCGAGGAAACACCTGGAGAAACACCAGAGGAAACACCCGGAGAAACACCTGGAGAAACACCCGAGGAAACACCTGGAGAAACACCCGAGGAAACACCTGGAGAAACACCTGGAGAAACACCTGAGGAAACACCTGGAGAAACACCTGGAGAAACACCCGAGGAAACACCTGGAGAAACACCTGGAGAAACACCCGAGGAAACACCTGGAGAAACACCTGAGAAAACAccagaggaagcagaagaggaggCAGCAGCTCCTACAG ATGAAGCAGATAAAGCCACTGAAACAG AAACCGATCCAGCTGTCGGAGATCCTGAAGTTACTGAAGAAG AAATCTCGCCTAGAAAAGCTCCAGGTGAAGCAGAAGAGCCAACACAAGAGGACACAGAAGGAG CCCGGACCACCGTACCTGAGGAACCGGTGCACTCTGGGGACGCAGCTAAAG AAGTGAAAGCCCAAGCAGAGAATCCAG TAGAGAACGCAGTGAGAGCTGCAGACCGACACGTCGCAGGTCAAGGCAAAG GTCGCAGCGCTGGAGCAGTTTCTGAGTCAAACG ACAGTGGATCCGGGACGGTGGCTGGTGTTGTTTGTGGGATCGCAGTAGCAGCTGTTGGAGCTATAATCGGATACTTCACGTATCAGAAGAAGAAACTGTGCTTTAGGGTCCAGAGAG GTGACCCGGAGAGCACCAGAGAAGAGAACGGCACGCAGAACGACCCACAGG TTTTAAGCACTCTCCTGAACTCATCctaa
- the si:ch211-39i22.1 gene encoding putative uncharacterized protein DDB_G0290521 isoform X1, with product MKSSLWVFILGSLIVTGVKMQDSPADDLAAEESAVPDGAEDAEKPAEDPAPEETPEETPGETPEETPGETPEETPEETPGETPEETPEETPGETPEETPGETPEETPGETPEETPGETPGETPEETPEETPGETPEETPGETPEETPGETPEETPEETPEETPEETPGETPEETPGETPEETPGETPEETPGETPEETPGETPEETPGETPGETPEETPGETPEETPGETPGETPEETPGETPGETPEETPGETPGETPEETPGETPEKTPEEAEEEAAAPTDEADKATETETDPAVGDPEVTEEEISPRKAPGEAEEPTQEDTEGARTTVPEEPVHSGDAAKEVKAQAENPVENAVRAADRHVAGQGKGRSAGAVSESNDSGSGTVAGVVCGIAVAAVGAIIGYFTYQKKKLCFRVQRGDPESTREENGTQNDPQVLSTLLNSS from the exons CAGAAGACGCTGAAAAACCAGCTGAAGATCCTGCGCCTGAAGAAACACCTGAGGAAACACCTGGAGAAACACCCGAAGAAACACCTGGAGAAACACCCGAGGAAACACCTGAGGAAACACCTGGAGAAACACCTGAGGAAACACCCGAGGAAACACCTGGAGAAACACCCGAGGAAACACCTGGAGAAACACCAGAGGAAACACCTGGAGAAACACCCGAGGAAACACCTGGAGAAACACCTGGAGAAACACCCGAGGAAACACCAGAGGAAACACCCGGAGAAACACCCGAGGAAACACCTGGAGAAACACCCGAGGAAACACCTGGAGAAACACCCGAGGAAACACCTGAAGAAACACCCGAGGAAACACCAGAGGAAACACCCGGAGAAACACCTGAGGAAACACCTGGAGAAACACCCGAGGAAACACCTGGAGAAACACCAGAGGAAACACCTGGAGAAACACCCGAGGAAACACCTGGAGAAACACCAGAGGAAACACCCGGAGAAACACCTGGAGAAACACCCGAGGAAACACCTGGAGAAACACCCGAGGAAACACCTGGAGAAACACCTGGAGAAACACCTGAGGAAACACCTGGAGAAACACCTGGAGAAACACCCGAGGAAACACCTGGAGAAACACCTGGAGAAACACCCGAGGAAACACCTGGAGAAACACCTGAGAAAACAccagaggaagcagaagaggaggCAGCAGCTCCTACAG ATGAAGCAGATAAAGCCACTGAAACAG AAACCGATCCAGCTGTCGGAGATCCTGAAGTTACTGAAGAAG AAATCTCGCCTAGAAAAGCTCCAGGTGAAGCAGAAGAGCCAACACAAGAGGACACAGAAGGAG CCCGGACCACCGTACCTGAGGAACCGGTGCACTCTGGGGACGCAGCTAAAG AAGTGAAAGCCCAAGCAGAGAATCCAG TAGAGAACGCAGTGAGAGCTGCAGACCGACACGTCGCAGGTCAAGGCAAAG GTCGCAGCGCTGGAGCAGTTTCTGAGTCAAACG ACAGTGGATCCGGGACGGTGGCTGGTGTTGTTTGTGGGATCGCAGTAGCAGCTGTTGGAGCTATAATCGGATACTTCACGTATCAGAAGAAGAAACTGTGCTTTAGGGTCCAGAGAG GTGACCCGGAGAGCACCAGAGAAGAGAACGGCACGCAGAACGACCCACAGG TTTTAAGCACTCTCCTGAACTCATCctaa
- the si:ch211-39i22.1 gene encoding putative uncharacterized protein DDB_G0290521 isoform X16 — MKSSLWVFILGSLIVTGVKMQDSPADDLAAEESAVPDGAEDAEKPAEDPAPEETPEETPGETPEETPGETPEETPEETPGETPEETPEETPGETPEETPGETPEETPGETPEETPGETPGETPEETPEETPGETPEETPGETPEETPGETPEETPEETPEETPEETPGETPEETPGETPEETPGETPEETPEETPGETPEETPGETPGETPEETPGETPGETPEETPGETPGETPEETPGETPEKTPEEAEEEAAAPTDEADKATETETDPAVGDPEVTEEEISPRKAPGEAEEPTQEDTEGARTTVPEEPVHSGDAAKEVKAQAENPVENAVRAADRHVAGQGKGRSAGAVSESNDSGSGTVAGVVCGIAVAAVGAIIGYFTYQKKKLCFRVQRGDPESTREENGTQNDPQVLSTLLNSS; from the exons CAGAAGACGCTGAAAAACCAGCTGAAGATCCTGCGCCTGAAGAAACACCTGAGGAAACACCTGGAGAAACACCCGAAGAAACACCTGGAGAAACACCCGAGGAAACACCTGAGGAAACACCTGGAGAAACACCTGAGGAAACACCCGAGGAAACACCTGGAGAAACACCCGAGGAAACACCTGGAGAAACACCAGAGGAAACACCTGGAGAAACACCCGAGGAAACACCTGGAGAAACACCTGGAGAAACACCCGAGGAAACACCAGAGGAAACACCCGGAGAAACACCCGAGGAAACACCTGGAGAAACACCCGAGGAAACACCTGGAGAAACACCCGAGGAAACACCTGAAGAAACACCCGAGGAAACACCAGAGGAAACACCCGGAGAAACACCTGAGGAAACACCTGGAGAAACACCCGAGGAAACACCTGGAGAAACACCAGAGGAAACAC CCGAGGAAACACCTGGAGAAACACCCGAGGAAACACCTGGAGAAACACCTGGAGAAACACCTGAGGAAACACCTGGAGAAACACCTGGAGAAACACCCGAGGAAACACCTGGAGAAACACCTGGAGAAACACCCGAGGAAACACCTGGAGAAACACCTGAGAAAACAccagaggaagcagaagaggaggCAGCAGCTCCTACAG ATGAAGCAGATAAAGCCACTGAAACAG AAACCGATCCAGCTGTCGGAGATCCTGAAGTTACTGAAGAAG AAATCTCGCCTAGAAAAGCTCCAGGTGAAGCAGAAGAGCCAACACAAGAGGACACAGAAGGAG CCCGGACCACCGTACCTGAGGAACCGGTGCACTCTGGGGACGCAGCTAAAG AAGTGAAAGCCCAAGCAGAGAATCCAG TAGAGAACGCAGTGAGAGCTGCAGACCGACACGTCGCAGGTCAAGGCAAAG GTCGCAGCGCTGGAGCAGTTTCTGAGTCAAACG ACAGTGGATCCGGGACGGTGGCTGGTGTTGTTTGTGGGATCGCAGTAGCAGCTGTTGGAGCTATAATCGGATACTTCACGTATCAGAAGAAGAAACTGTGCTTTAGGGTCCAGAGAG GTGACCCGGAGAGCACCAGAGAAGAGAACGGCACGCAGAACGACCCACAGG TTTTAAGCACTCTCCTGAACTCATCctaa
- the si:ch211-39i22.1 gene encoding putative uncharacterized protein DDB_G0290521 isoform X40, with protein sequence MKSSLWVFILGSLIVTGVKMQDSPADDLAAEESAVPDGAEDAEKPAEDPAPEETPEETPGETPEETPGETPEETPEETPGETPEETPEETPGETPEETPGETPEETPGETPEETPGETPGETPEETPEETPGETPEETPGETPEETPGETPEETPEETPEETPEETPGETPEETPGETPEETPGETPEETPGETPGETPEETPGETPEKTPEEAEEEAAAPTDEADKATETETDPAVGDPEVTEEEISPRKAPGEAEEPTQEDTEGARTTVPEEPVHSGDAAKEVKAQAENPVENAVRAADRHVAGQGKGRSAGAVSESNDSGSGTVAGVVCGIAVAAVGAIIGYFTYQKKKLCFRVQRGDPESTREENGTQNDPQVLSTLLNSS encoded by the exons CAGAAGACGCTGAAAAACCAGCTGAAGATCCTGCGCCTGAAGAAACACCTGAGGAAACACCTGGAGAAACACCCGAAGAAACACCTGGAGAAACACCCGAGGAAACACCTGAGGAAACACCTGGAGAAACACCTGAGGAAACACCCGAGGAAACACCTGGAGAAACACCCGAGGAAACACCTGGAGAAACACCAGAGGAAACACCTGGAGAAACACCCGAGGAAACACCTGGAGAAACACCTGGAGAAACACCCGAGGAAACACCAGAGGAAACACCCGGAGAAACACCCGAGGAAACACCTGGAGAAACACCCGAGGAAACACCTGGAGAAACACCCGAGGAAACACCTGAAGAAACACCCGAGGAAACACCAGAGGAAACACCCGGAGAAACACCTGAGGAAACACCTGGAGAAACACCCGAGGAAACACCTGGAGAAACACCAGAGGAAACAC CTGGAGAAACACCTGGAGAAACACCCGAGGAAACACCTGGAGAAACACCTGAGAAAACAccagaggaagcagaagaggaggCAGCAGCTCCTACAG ATGAAGCAGATAAAGCCACTGAAACAG AAACCGATCCAGCTGTCGGAGATCCTGAAGTTACTGAAGAAG AAATCTCGCCTAGAAAAGCTCCAGGTGAAGCAGAAGAGCCAACACAAGAGGACACAGAAGGAG CCCGGACCACCGTACCTGAGGAACCGGTGCACTCTGGGGACGCAGCTAAAG AAGTGAAAGCCCAAGCAGAGAATCCAG TAGAGAACGCAGTGAGAGCTGCAGACCGACACGTCGCAGGTCAAGGCAAAG GTCGCAGCGCTGGAGCAGTTTCTGAGTCAAACG ACAGTGGATCCGGGACGGTGGCTGGTGTTGTTTGTGGGATCGCAGTAGCAGCTGTTGGAGCTATAATCGGATACTTCACGTATCAGAAGAAGAAACTGTGCTTTAGGGTCCAGAGAG GTGACCCGGAGAGCACCAGAGAAGAGAACGGCACGCAGAACGACCCACAGG TTTTAAGCACTCTCCTGAACTCATCctaa
- the si:ch211-39i22.1 gene encoding putative uncharacterized protein DDB_G0290521 isoform X7: MKSSLWVFILGSLIVTGVKMQDSPADDLAAEESAVPDGAEDAEKPAEDPAPEETPEETPGETPEETPGETPEETPEETPGETPEETPEETPGETPEETPGETPEETPGETPEETPGETPGETPEETPEETPGETPEETPGETPEETPGETPEETPEETPEETPEETPGETPEETPGETPEETPGETPEETPGETPEETPGETPEETPGETPGETPEETPGETPEETPGETPGETPEETPGETPGETPEETPGETPEKTPEEAEEEAAAPTDEADKATETETDPAVGDPEVTEEEISPRKAPGEAEEPTQEDTEGARTTVPEEPVHSGDAAKEVKAQAENPVENAVRAADRHVAGQGKGRSAGAVSESNDSGSGTVAGVVCGIAVAAVGAIIGYFTYQKKKLCFRVQRGDPESTREENGTQNDPQVLSTLLNSS; the protein is encoded by the exons CAGAAGACGCTGAAAAACCAGCTGAAGATCCTGCGCCTGAAGAAACACCTGAGGAAACACCTGGAGAAACACCCGAAGAAACACCTGGAGAAACACCCGAGGAAACACCTGAGGAAACACCTGGAGAAACACCTGAGGAAACACCCGAGGAAACACCTGGAGAAACACCCGAGGAAACACCTGGAGAAACACCAGAGGAAACACCTGGAGAAACACCCGAGGAAACACCTGGAGAAACACCTGGAGAAACACCCGAGGAAACACCAGAGGAAACACCCGGAGAAACACCCGAGGAAACACCTGGAGAAACACCCGAGGAAACACCTGGAGAAACACCCGAGGAAACACCTGAAGAAACACCCGAGGAAACACCAGAGGAAACACCCGGAGAAACACCTGAGGAAACACCTGGAGAAACACCCGAGGAAACACCTGGAGAAACACCAGAGGAAACACCTGGAGAAACACCCGAGGAAACACCTGGAGAAACACCAGAGGAAACACCCGGAGAAACACCTGGAGAAACACCCGAGGAAACACCTGGAGAAACACCCGAGGAAACACCTGGAGAAACACCTGGAGAAACAC CCGAGGAAACACCTGGAGAAACACCTGGAGAAACACCCGAGGAAACACCTGGAGAAACACCTGAGAAAACAccagaggaagcagaagaggaggCAGCAGCTCCTACAG ATGAAGCAGATAAAGCCACTGAAACAG AAACCGATCCAGCTGTCGGAGATCCTGAAGTTACTGAAGAAG AAATCTCGCCTAGAAAAGCTCCAGGTGAAGCAGAAGAGCCAACACAAGAGGACACAGAAGGAG CCCGGACCACCGTACCTGAGGAACCGGTGCACTCTGGGGACGCAGCTAAAG AAGTGAAAGCCCAAGCAGAGAATCCAG TAGAGAACGCAGTGAGAGCTGCAGACCGACACGTCGCAGGTCAAGGCAAAG GTCGCAGCGCTGGAGCAGTTTCTGAGTCAAACG ACAGTGGATCCGGGACGGTGGCTGGTGTTGTTTGTGGGATCGCAGTAGCAGCTGTTGGAGCTATAATCGGATACTTCACGTATCAGAAGAAGAAACTGTGCTTTAGGGTCCAGAGAG GTGACCCGGAGAGCACCAGAGAAGAGAACGGCACGCAGAACGACCCACAGG TTTTAAGCACTCTCCTGAACTCATCctaa